A window of Psychromonas sp. CNPT3 contains these coding sequences:
- a CDS encoding TetR/AcrR family transcriptional regulator, giving the protein MHNKKNHIINIAFNLFYQKGIHAVGINEIIKTANIAKKTLYNHFVSKDALILETLLYRDNLEFEIIEQKLQQAETGKDALLMFFELLDDAINDRESLLGPFRGDYFQNSCAEYGQTNVALYQLCQAHKEKIKKLLSLHINSFEPQAEKQTLLLNTLFLLREGALNSALLLGNNKSALEAITCIEFLLRFKR; this is encoded by the coding sequence ATGCACAATAAAAAAAATCATATTATCAATATTGCATTTAATTTGTTTTACCAAAAAGGTATCCATGCGGTGGGTATTAATGAAATTATTAAAACCGCCAATATTGCAAAAAAAACGTTATACAATCATTTTGTCAGTAAAGATGCTTTGATCCTCGAAACGTTACTATATCGCGATAATTTAGAGTTTGAGATTATTGAGCAAAAATTACAACAAGCAGAAACAGGAAAAGACGCTCTCCTAATGTTCTTTGAGCTTCTTGATGATGCTATCAACGACCGAGAGTCCCTATTAGGCCCTTTTAGAGGAGACTACTTTCAAAATAGTTGCGCTGAATATGGGCAAACAAACGTTGCTCTTTATCAATTATGCCAAGCGCACAAAGAAAAGATAAAAAAACTATTAAGTCTGCATATTAATAGTTTTGAGCCCCAAGCAGAGAAACAAACTCTCCTGCTCAATACCTTATTCTTATTACGTGAAGGCGCGCTTAATAGCGCTTTGCTACTCGGTAATAATAAGAGTGCGTTAGAAGCTATCACCTGCATTGAATTTTTATTACGTTTTAAACGTTAG
- a CDS encoding DUF4266 domain-containing protein codes for MNMHALIKALPLVLTLLLPPFANAQFSIDLSNLNNDTLSIVQGTAPQIRIKPKKIQKTDPRYQISTKRLLVPQTHELQGSVATTKRIYYQQSESTSFATSARAITKSQNTSAKPIVFNFVEPHIKNKEIQAEKPSKLAFIERWLGIKKVQAWEKGVLAKKEMKPGGLAPEFGIFSNKVFSYKQSSLGGNGVSGGGCGCN; via the coding sequence ATGAACATGCATGCGCTTATAAAAGCATTGCCCTTGGTACTCACGTTATTATTACCTCCTTTTGCCAATGCACAATTCTCAATAGATCTTAGCAATCTGAATAATGACACGCTAAGCATTGTGCAAGGCACCGCTCCGCAGATAAGAATCAAACCTAAAAAGATCCAAAAAACAGATCCTCGTTATCAGATCTCGACAAAAAGGCTATTAGTGCCTCAGACACACGAATTGCAGGGATCCGTTGCCACTACGAAACGTATCTATTACCAGCAGTCTGAAAGTACCTCTTTTGCCACCTCTGCGCGGGCAATCACAAAGAGTCAAAACACATCTGCTAAGCCGATTGTATTTAATTTCGTAGAGCCTCATATTAAAAATAAAGAAATACAAGCAGAAAAACCCTCAAAATTGGCCTTTATTGAGCGCTGGCTCGGCATTAAAAAAGTACAGGCTTGGGAAAAAGGGGTACTGGCCAAAAAAGAGATGAAACCTGGTGGCCTGGCCCCTGAATTTGGAATATTTTCTAATAAAGTTTTTTCTTACAAGCAAAGCTCTTTAGGTGGCAATGGCGTTTCAGGTGGTGGCTGTGGTTGCAATTAA
- a CDS encoding FAD:protein FMN transferase, producing the protein MSFNTQYKYHFNAMSVPCEIILYAPKAQKIAHDIQVNTLRLEKKYNFHQPSSWLNKMLNQRNGSSLKVDSECAKILTRVRHLSQLTDQVFDICIGTLKDFNLKNKHLTRSELYLLAAPFMGLSCWEINQLTLTFKFPQTKFDLGGVIKEYAIDEAIKIAKQAGASGALINFGGDIATLGCKDNGKDFIVAVIDPSNPQKTRFALPLKNQALTTSAHYQRHYQFNDEQTSHILSSKGTHKQVISASVVANSALEAGIYSTALTIKPDITLPDNAAFVLIDPSLNLHQNTEFISL; encoded by the coding sequence ATGAGTTTTAATACGCAGTACAAATATCATTTTAATGCGATGAGCGTGCCTTGCGAGATAATTTTATATGCTCCCAAGGCACAAAAGATTGCCCATGATATTCAAGTAAATACTCTGCGCTTAGAAAAAAAATATAACTTTCATCAGCCATCTTCATGGTTAAATAAAATGCTCAACCAGCGTAATGGAAGCAGTCTAAAAGTGGATAGCGAATGCGCTAAAATATTAACGCGTGTTCGCCACTTATCACAACTGACGGATCAGGTTTTTGATATTTGCATTGGCACCTTAAAAGATTTTAATTTAAAAAACAAACACTTAACACGCAGTGAACTCTACTTGCTAGCAGCACCTTTTATGGGCCTATCATGCTGGGAGATTAATCAACTCACCTTAACCTTTAAATTCCCTCAAACCAAATTTGACTTAGGGGGCGTGATCAAAGAATACGCCATTGATGAGGCGATTAAAATTGCAAAGCAAGCTGGCGCTAGCGGTGCATTAATTAATTTTGGAGGTGATATTGCGACCTTAGGATGCAAAGACAATGGCAAAGATTTTATTGTAGCGGTTATTGACCCGAGCAACCCTCAAAAAACACGTTTTGCATTGCCACTCAAAAACCAAGCATTAACCACCTCGGCGCATTATCAACGTCATTATCAATTTAACGATGAGCAGACCTCGCATATATTGTCTAGTAAGGGCACTCACAAACAAGTAATTTCAGCCTCTGTGGTCGCCAATAGCGCCTTAGAAGCCGGTATTTATAGCACCGCTCTTACCATCAAACCCGATATAACATTACCCGATAATGCAGCCTTTGTTTTAATCGATCCCTCTTTAAATCTACATCAAAATACTGAGTTTATTAGTTTATGA
- a CDS encoding TlpA family protein disulfide reductase codes for MFFRSIFILFAFLSSPVFAYQVGDTLPPATQKQLHLDDQQVAIVDFFAQWCVSCRAELPEVNTLAEQLKNRGVHFVGIDIDDDLAVGIAFQKSLGLTFAVINDTKQILVNDFQPIGMPAIYYIYQGKILKIRYGAIDNIRDVILNDLKTLGQNK; via the coding sequence ATGTTTTTCAGATCCATTTTTATTCTTTTCGCTTTTTTATCAAGCCCCGTGTTTGCCTATCAGGTTGGCGACACATTACCCCCTGCAACACAAAAACAGTTGCATTTAGATGACCAACAGGTGGCTATTGTTGATTTTTTTGCGCAGTGGTGCGTTTCATGTCGGGCTGAACTACCAGAGGTTAATACGCTAGCAGAGCAATTAAAAAATCGGGGTGTTCACTTTGTTGGTATCGATATCGATGATGACTTAGCGGTAGGCATCGCCTTTCAAAAAAGTTTGGGCCTCACCTTTGCGGTGATCAATGATACTAAGCAAATATTAGTAAACGACTTTCAACCTATTGGCATGCCTGCGATTTATTATATTTATCAAGGTAAAATATTAAAAATACGCTATGGTGCCATCGATAATATCCGCGACGTGATCTTAAACGATCTCAAAACATTAGGCCAAAATAAATGA
- the pckA gene encoding phosphoenolpyruvate carboxykinase (ATP), with protein sequence MTKTTTLGADALAQYGIKDISNIIYNPSYDTLFAEEMDPKLSGFEKGILTDQGAIAVDTGIFTGRSPKDKYILKDDTTRDTIWWSDQGKNDNHPIDQNIWTHFKDLVTTELSNKRLFVVDAYCGSNVNSRLKVRFVMEVAWQAHFVKNMFIRPTEEELIDFEPDFVLLNGSKASNPDWQAQGLNSENFVAFNLTDNLLVIGGTWYGGEMKKGLFAVMNYLLPLRGMASMHCSANMNEQGDTAIFFGLSGTGKTTLSTDPKRALIGDDEHGWDNAGVFNFEGGCYAKTIRLNAQAEPDIYGAIRRDALLENVMINDDAQVQYDDATKTENSRVSYPIYHIDNIVKPHSKGGHAKKVIFLTADAFGVLPPVSKLTKAQTQYHFLSGFTAKLAGTERGITEPTPTFSACFGAAFLTLHPTQYAEQLDKRMQACDAQAYLVNTGWNGTGKRISIHDTRAIIDAILDGSIEDAQCIQIPLFDLCVPTALPGVDSQILDPRDTYENVIEWDTKAEHLAKLFIENFVQYTDKEKGKALLSAGPTLPT encoded by the coding sequence ATGACGAAAACAACCACATTAGGTGCCGATGCTTTAGCTCAGTATGGTATTAAAGATATTTCGAATATTATATACAATCCCAGTTATGACACACTTTTTGCTGAAGAGATGGATCCTAAGTTAAGCGGTTTTGAAAAAGGTATTCTAACCGACCAAGGTGCTATTGCTGTCGATACGGGTATCTTTACCGGGCGATCTCCAAAAGATAAATATATTTTAAAAGATGACACCACGCGCGATACTATTTGGTGGAGCGATCAGGGTAAAAATGATAATCATCCGATTGATCAAAATATATGGACACATTTTAAAGATCTTGTAACAACTGAACTGTCAAATAAACGTTTATTTGTCGTCGACGCCTATTGTGGAAGCAATGTAAATTCACGCTTGAAAGTGCGTTTTGTCATGGAAGTTGCATGGCAGGCACATTTTGTTAAAAACATGTTTATTCGCCCAACTGAAGAAGAGTTAATTGATTTTGAACCTGATTTTGTTCTCCTTAATGGATCGAAAGCCAGTAACCCAGACTGGCAAGCACAAGGCCTAAACTCTGAAAATTTCGTCGCTTTTAACCTAACCGATAACCTTCTCGTTATTGGTGGGACATGGTATGGCGGAGAAATGAAAAAAGGTTTGTTCGCCGTAATGAATTACCTCCTGCCATTACGAGGCATGGCATCGATGCATTGCTCTGCAAATATGAATGAGCAAGGTGATACGGCCATCTTTTTTGGTTTGTCGGGTACCGGTAAAACCACATTATCAACCGATCCTAAGCGCGCTTTAATTGGCGATGATGAACATGGTTGGGATAATGCAGGGGTGTTTAATTTTGAGGGTGGCTGTTACGCGAAAACAATCCGTTTAAATGCGCAGGCTGAGCCCGATATTTACGGCGCCATCCGTCGTGATGCCTTACTTGAAAATGTCATGATTAATGATGATGCACAAGTACAATACGATGATGCCACTAAAACTGAAAATTCTCGTGTGTCCTATCCTATTTACCATATCGATAATATCGTAAAACCACATTCAAAAGGCGGGCACGCTAAAAAAGTTATCTTTTTAACCGCCGACGCTTTTGGCGTTTTACCACCGGTTTCAAAACTCACAAAAGCACAAACGCAATACCATTTTCTTTCTGGCTTTACCGCAAAGCTTGCCGGCACAGAGCGTGGCATAACAGAGCCAACTCCCACCTTCTCAGCGTGTTTTGGCGCTGCGTTTTTAACCTTACATCCAACACAATATGCGGAGCAGTTAGACAAACGCATGCAAGCGTGTGACGCGCAAGCCTATCTTGTCAATACTGGCTGGAACGGCACTGGGAAGCGTATTTCAATTCATGATACGCGCGCTATTATTGATGCAATTTTAGATGGATCGATAGAAGATGCGCAGTGCATACAAATCCCTTTGTTTGATTTATGTGTGCCAACAGCGCTACCGGGTGTAGACAGTCAGATTTTAGATCCTCGAGATACTTATGAGAACGTCATTGAGTGGGATACCAAGGCAGAACACTTAGCAAAATTGTTTATTGAAAATTTTGTTCAATATACAGATAAAGAAAAAGGTAAAGCATTACTCAGTGCGGGTCCGACATTACCTACATAG
- the hslR gene encoding ribosome-associated heat shock protein Hsp15 — MSDKKIRLDKWLWAARFYKTRSIARDMINGGKVHYNGQRAKASKTIELGATLNIRQGDVIKQVKIEQLSEQRRGAPIAALLYTETAESIKKRDAYNELRRLSLQNAPHPDKKPNKKQRRELIQAKIQRNTAIFD, encoded by the coding sequence ATGTCAGATAAAAAAATCCGTTTAGATAAATGGTTATGGGCAGCGCGTTTCTATAAAACACGAAGTATTGCCCGCGATATGATCAATGGTGGTAAAGTCCATTATAATGGTCAGCGCGCTAAGGCCAGTAAAACAATTGAACTAGGCGCAACCCTTAACATCCGTCAGGGAGATGTCATTAAACAGGTGAAAATTGAACAACTATCGGAGCAACGCAGAGGCGCACCTATTGCGGCATTGTTATACACAGAAACCGCTGAAAGTATTAAAAAGCGTGATGCCTATAATGAATTACGACGATTAAGTTTACAAAATGCACCACACCCTGACAAAAAACCCAACAAAAAACAACGCAGAGAGTTGATACAAGCTAAAATTCAACGTAACACTGCGATATTTGATTAA
- a CDS encoding VWA domain-containing protein has translation MNLTIKAQQGSISIVFIFLLPAMLAMLALSILTAMYLLSVTRASQASDVSSIACAYSQRANVSLTQGFAQYYKPNFISHVNAQSTFLSGQKQCKIQIGYAFTPLLKDLLPASSQNKVHASVQIQSTSTLTVHSEIKPMDLSLVLDISGSMSGRIGLLKRIINQAIQNIEQQNTKNNTQIRFSIVPFSSGVSISNAPWLAKSKGKALCVDAMSYPGNVLNTAQTVADIDTHPSKLNIRAKEPLSLINDCNVYSLLLPLTNNLSKVRKHVDSLSILGSTASYQGFIWGVRTLLPNWQKAWNLQPETSSLLSQRLILFTDGEDDSRDQFDKLVRSGMCQRIQDDFNIDISFIGFGLSPRRLDQFKKCIGSNGKGVVYDAKNGSDLEKFFAEALLLDTSAHLSLKNNR, from the coding sequence GTGAACTTAACAATCAAAGCGCAGCAAGGCAGTATTTCTATTGTCTTTATTTTCTTATTACCGGCCATGCTCGCCATGCTTGCGCTTAGTATACTCACCGCAATGTATCTACTGTCGGTAACCAGAGCAAGCCAGGCCTCGGATGTATCCTCTATTGCCTGTGCATATTCACAGCGCGCAAATGTATCGTTAACACAAGGTTTTGCGCAGTACTATAAACCCAACTTTATTTCTCATGTAAATGCACAAAGCACTTTTTTAAGTGGCCAAAAACAGTGCAAAATTCAGATTGGTTACGCATTTACCCCGTTACTCAAAGATCTACTGCCAGCAAGTAGCCAAAACAAAGTGCATGCCTCCGTTCAAATACAGTCCACTAGCACCTTGACCGTACACTCGGAGATAAAGCCCATGGATTTATCTTTAGTGCTGGATATCTCTGGCTCAATGTCGGGTCGAATAGGGTTGCTCAAACGTATTATTAATCAAGCGATACAAAATATTGAACAACAAAATACAAAAAACAATACCCAAATACGTTTTTCGATTGTGCCTTTTTCTTCGGGCGTGAGTATTAGCAACGCCCCTTGGCTTGCAAAATCAAAAGGTAAAGCGTTATGTGTTGATGCCATGAGTTATCCGGGTAATGTCCTTAATACTGCTCAAACCGTTGCCGATATTGATACTCATCCAAGTAAGCTCAATATAAGAGCTAAAGAGCCATTGTCCTTGATCAATGACTGTAATGTGTACTCCCTCCTTTTACCTTTAACAAATAATTTATCCAAAGTACGTAAACATGTCGACTCCCTCAGTATTTTAGGCTCTACCGCTTCTTATCAAGGCTTTATTTGGGGAGTACGCACCTTGTTGCCAAATTGGCAAAAAGCATGGAATTTACAACCAGAGACTTCCTCTTTACTAAGCCAACGTTTGATTTTATTTACCGATGGAGAAGACGATTCTCGTGATCAGTTTGACAAGTTAGTGCGCAGTGGCATGTGCCAACGCATTCAAGATGATTTTAATATTGATATCAGCTTTATTGGTTTTGGCCTTAGTCCACGTCGCCTAGATCAATTTAAAAAATGCATTGGTAGTAATGGTAAAGGCGTTGTTTATGACGCAAAAAATGGATCTGATTTAGAAAAATTCTTTGCAGAGGCCTTGTTGCTCGATACCAGCGCGCACTTATCTTTAAAAAATAATCGTTAA
- the hslO gene encoding Hsp33 family molecular chaperone HslO, producing MMKDQLQRFLFEDFQIRGEIANADSSFSEITANHNYTEEVSNLMGELLIATTLLTAMLKFEGKITVQLQGDGPVKMAVINANQNLVLRGTASVDGDTKGLSFEQLVGKGHLMISIAPENGERYQGIVALDHKSLSACLENYFKQSEQLPTRIILHANSKDKMQCAGLLLQTLPAKDADIEKHENNFQHVCALAHTLKAQEIYDLEHDELLFRLYHQEEVRLFDEQAITYQCSCSTERCLSSLASIQPEEILEILKERGAIEMHCEYCATDYRFEINDLQVLLVDTHNQQH from the coding sequence ATTATGAAAGACCAACTACAACGTTTTCTATTTGAAGATTTTCAAATTCGAGGTGAGATTGCCAATGCAGATAGCAGTTTTAGTGAAATAACGGCAAATCACAATTACACGGAAGAAGTCAGCAATTTAATGGGCGAATTATTGATCGCGACGACGTTACTCACCGCGATGTTAAAATTTGAAGGTAAAATAACGGTGCAGTTACAGGGTGATGGCCCGGTGAAAATGGCAGTTATTAATGCCAATCAAAACTTAGTGCTACGCGGGACTGCCTCGGTTGATGGTGACACCAAAGGCTTATCTTTTGAGCAGTTAGTCGGAAAAGGGCATTTAATGATATCTATCGCACCTGAAAATGGTGAACGTTATCAAGGTATTGTGGCACTCGATCACAAATCGTTAAGCGCCTGTCTCGAAAATTATTTTAAGCAATCAGAACAATTACCAACACGTATTATTTTGCATGCCAATAGTAAAGATAAAATGCAATGTGCAGGGCTATTATTACAAACCTTACCCGCAAAAGACGCTGATATAGAAAAGCATGAAAATAACTTTCAACATGTTTGCGCGTTAGCACATACGCTAAAAGCACAAGAAATTTATGATTTAGAGCATGATGAATTATTATTTAGATTATACCATCAAGAAGAAGTACGTTTGTTTGATGAACAAGCGATCACTTACCAATGCTCATGCTCAACAGAGCGTTGCCTCTCTTCATTGGCATCTATCCAGCCTGAAGAGATTTTAGAAATATTAAAAGAGCGCGGTGCCATTGAAATGCACTGTGAATATTGCGCCACAGATTATCGTTTTGAAATAAATGATTTACAAGTTTTATTGGTAGACACACACAACCAACAACATTAA
- the dsbD gene encoding protein-disulfide reductase DsbD translates to MKFFIRLFICLYSAISYVQAESSFLSVEQAFAMHSSIENNELHIKFDTASGYYLYKKRLSIQSTSDTLMLGEHIYSEPATPKEDLTYGKVNIYAKPFSIRIAFTGQGQVKLRYQGCSDAGLCYLPQSRNIDVQTITSRANIAILNADSPQNILSSPLKNDATGLSLLLEESNIWQALLLFFVLGLGLALTPCVLPMIPILASILGGQKGKMSGWRGFKIALAYVLGMATSYACAGILTATLGQSMNLQAAMQQTWVLCLFALIFVGLALAMFGVYELQLPARLQTYLNSRSQKIKGGTTISIFIMGALAALVVSPCVSAPLAGALLYVSSTQDWMFGGLALFTMALGMGIPLLIIGTTGGKFLPKNGPWMVAVKQLFGVMLLAVGIVLVSRFSSDVVILSLWAALTLTLAIHYGALENAINARQRLRKAGAFVLLLYGIALFCGAMTGAHDPLDPLQNIYHKDDMPSFVTTPNKPLFTKVSTLIEIQENIKKAQLNKQITILDISADWCASCKVMDKTVFQDLDVRAAFTAFNALQFDISKPTDAQSKWLDNKQIFGPPAILFLDKDGKELRHLRLLGEIDKTQLLDALQRIKTLA, encoded by the coding sequence ATGAAATTTTTTATCCGCCTATTTATTTGTCTATACAGCGCCATTAGTTACGTACAAGCAGAGTCCTCTTTTTTATCCGTTGAGCAAGCTTTTGCAATGCACAGCAGCATTGAAAATAATGAATTACATATTAAATTTGATACCGCTTCCGGTTATTATTTATATAAAAAAAGACTTTCAATACAAAGCACATCCGACACCTTAATGCTCGGTGAACACATTTATTCAGAGCCGGCGACTCCAAAAGAAGATTTGACCTATGGTAAGGTTAATATCTACGCAAAACCTTTTTCTATTCGCATTGCTTTTACAGGTCAAGGACAGGTTAAATTACGTTACCAAGGTTGCTCTGACGCGGGTTTATGCTACTTACCACAAAGCCGAAACATTGATGTTCAAACTATCACCTCTCGCGCTAATATCGCCATTTTAAATGCAGATAGCCCGCAAAACATCCTCTCTTCACCCTTAAAAAATGATGCTACCGGTTTATCTCTTTTATTAGAAGAAAGTAATATTTGGCAGGCTTTATTACTCTTCTTTGTGCTAGGTTTAGGGCTTGCATTGACACCCTGCGTTCTGCCTATGATCCCTATTTTAGCCTCTATTTTAGGTGGCCAAAAAGGTAAAATGAGTGGCTGGCGCGGTTTTAAAATCGCCTTAGCTTATGTTTTAGGTATGGCAACAAGCTATGCGTGCGCGGGCATCCTCACGGCGACATTGGGTCAAAGCATGAATTTACAAGCAGCAATGCAACAAACGTGGGTGCTTTGCCTGTTTGCCCTTATCTTTGTCGGCCTTGCCTTAGCCATGTTTGGTGTTTATGAGTTACAACTCCCCGCTCGCCTGCAAACTTACTTAAATAGTCGCTCCCAAAAAATAAAGGGTGGCACTACTATCAGCATCTTTATCATGGGCGCACTGGCGGCCTTAGTGGTCTCTCCTTGTGTTTCAGCACCTTTAGCGGGCGCTTTACTGTATGTATCAAGTACCCAAGATTGGATGTTTGGTGGGTTGGCCTTATTTACAATGGCACTGGGGATGGGCATACCGCTTTTGATCATCGGCACCACGGGTGGGAAATTCTTACCTAAAAATGGTCCTTGGATGGTTGCGGTCAAACAACTCTTTGGCGTAATGTTACTGGCGGTTGGCATTGTATTAGTCAGTCGTTTTAGTAGCGACGTCGTGATCTTATCTTTATGGGCGGCACTTACTCTCACGCTTGCAATACACTATGGCGCATTAGAAAACGCCATAAATGCTCGTCAACGCTTACGTAAAGCAGGTGCGTTTGTGCTTCTCTTATATGGGATAGCACTGTTTTGTGGGGCAATGACAGGCGCACATGATCCTTTAGATCCGTTACAAAACATATACCACAAAGACGACATGCCAAGTTTCGTTACAACACCTAACAAGCCCCTTTTTACTAAAGTGAGTACCTTGATTGAAATTCAAGAAAATATAAAAAAAGCACAACTCAACAAACAAATCACGATCCTCGATATTTCTGCTGATTGGTGCGCATCATGTAAAGTAATGGATAAAACAGTCTTTCAAGATCTCGACGTCCGCGCCGCCTTTACTGCTTTTAACGCCCTGCAATTTGATATTAGCAAACCAACAGATGCGCAAAGTAAATGGCTTGATAATAAGCAAATTTTCGGACCTCCCGCCATTTTGTTTTTAGATAAAGACGGCAAAGAGTTACGTCATTTACGCTTATTAGGTGAAATAGATAAAACACAATTATTAGATGCGTTACAGCGAATCAAAACGTTAGCTTGA
- a CDS encoding DUF3570 domain-containing protein, whose translation MSKKLTLTLLGSVVISAIAVVPSASGADHISLHYMNFEEYDDKINAADNILSIEKNFGLNWTLNAELGYDSVSGASPSWGPTTPVSSNVERIDRALQTRKAQAKTDAVIRAGYDPYRSGYAIQRYELEDTRYSGSLNLTYRDTLRNEWSLGINYSQEDDYQSKGINAQALIYADSSKNRSYTFAGSLLFDNTLAFQKYSEFKNIQQWESVFKGEAEVGLSQVFTPHFYATATLYGGYKGGYLSNHYLTVLREVDINNNAIIENDEIFLGQDTRPDARLFGGFSVRGFYYLNNYLSVQPSYKFFMDDWGIVAHQMGAKVNINITSWLSIIPGYTWYNQQGANFYRDVNASNNAFSESGYASSDFRLGDFSANGYELGISLKVAKKWRINALSAYYEQSNGYANQWWILGATYEF comes from the coding sequence ATGAGTAAAAAATTAACCTTAACTCTGCTAGGTAGTGTTGTTATCAGCGCTATCGCTGTTGTGCCTAGCGCATCTGGCGCTGATCATATTTCTTTACATTACATGAATTTTGAAGAATACGACGACAAAATAAATGCCGCAGATAATATTCTTTCGATAGAAAAAAACTTCGGGCTCAATTGGACATTAAATGCAGAGCTAGGCTATGACAGCGTCTCTGGGGCATCTCCTTCTTGGGGGCCGACGACGCCGGTATCGAGTAATGTAGAGCGCATAGATCGCGCCCTACAAACAAGAAAAGCACAAGCCAAAACCGATGCGGTGATCCGGGCGGGTTATGATCCCTATCGTAGTGGTTATGCCATTCAACGCTATGAACTCGAAGATACTCGTTATTCTGGTAGTTTAAATTTAACTTATCGCGATACGCTACGTAATGAATGGTCACTTGGTATTAATTACTCACAAGAAGACGATTACCAAAGCAAAGGCATTAATGCGCAAGCTTTAATTTATGCCGATAGTAGTAAAAATCGCTCTTACACGTTTGCAGGCTCCTTACTTTTTGATAATACCCTTGCCTTCCAAAAATATTCTGAGTTTAAAAATATTCAACAATGGGAAAGCGTTTTTAAAGGTGAAGCAGAAGTTGGATTGTCACAGGTTTTTACGCCTCATTTCTATGCGACCGCCACTTTATACGGTGGCTATAAAGGTGGCTATTTAAGTAATCATTATCTGACAGTATTGCGCGAAGTAGATATTAATAATAATGCCATCATTGAGAATGATGAAATATTTTTAGGTCAAGATACACGCCCAGATGCACGTTTATTCGGTGGATTTTCAGTACGAGGTTTTTACTACTTAAATAATTACCTGTCTGTGCAACCGAGTTATAAATTTTTTATGGATGACTGGGGCATTGTCGCTCATCAAATGGGCGCCAAAGTAAATATTAATATCACCTCATGGCTGAGCATTATTCCTGGTTATACTTGGTACAACCAGCAAGGTGCTAACTTTTACCGCGATGTAAATGCCTCAAATAATGCCTTTAGTGAGTCTGGATATGCATCTTCTGATTTCCGTTTAGGTGATTTTAGCGCTAATGGTTATGAGCTAGGCATTAGCCTAAAAGTGGCAAAAAAATGGCGAATAAATGCTTTAAGCGCCTACTACGAACAAAGCAATGGTTATGCGAACCAATGGTGGATCCTGGGCGCTACTTATGAGTTTTAA
- the tadF gene encoding tight adherence pilus pseudopilin TadF — protein MKTLFNLSHQQRGSSIIALPIISLIIIVLILFCVKINVALSLKAKLDRLSYALTNIVVNEPFNLDLVGKNDWIQQAMSDDLLRIAENQFVTQGNDQIIVGLQLAQLKRLQTNGATKVRVLQSGPSCQPNTRLAELKALSPLGNTKEVNSQKYADLFQVTVCLSNMTTLDLPWGEVGLAKFNDNFYKSASLLIGRAL, from the coding sequence ATGAAAACTTTATTTAATTTATCTCATCAGCAGCGTGGCAGCAGTATTATTGCCCTACCGATAATAAGCCTGATCATTATCGTATTGATTTTATTTTGCGTTAAAATCAACGTCGCCCTGAGCCTCAAGGCAAAATTAGACAGGTTGTCCTATGCATTAACAAACATTGTCGTGAATGAACCCTTTAACCTCGACTTAGTCGGTAAAAACGACTGGATCCAGCAAGCTATGAGCGACGACCTATTACGTATTGCCGAAAACCAATTTGTAACACAAGGTAATGATCAAATAATAGTGGGTTTACAATTGGCGCAGTTAAAACGCTTACAAACAAATGGCGCAACCAAAGTGCGCGTGTTGCAAAGTGGCCCGTCCTGCCAACCCAATACGCGTTTAGCAGAGCTTAAAGCGTTAAGCCCCTTAGGTAATACCAAAGAGGTTAATAGTCAGAAATATGCAGATCTTTTTCAGGTGACAGTTTGCTTAAGCAACATGACCACCTTGGACCTGCCTTGGGGCGAAGTAGGCCTTGCTAAATTTAATGATAATTTCTATAAAAGTGCCTCACTTTTGATCGGGAGAGCGCTGTGA